TATGGTTCATTGCCATGGCGAGCAGCGAGCGTTCTGAATTTACGATATTGCGGAAGTTCCACCCACGGGCCACGCAAATGCACAAGGTCGCGAGTTTGACCCAGAAAAACAGCGCTGAATGCGCCACTACGCGCCACCCGAACTGCATTCCAGTTTTTAGATGCTTTGCGACACTTTGATCGTGGAAAGTGGTGCTGTTTACTTGCTTTGCGAGTAGAATAATTATTACCTGGTATTTGAGAGTCTTAGATGGAATCCGTGATTCCAGAATACTAGGAAGTCTGTATATACTACACGCAGTAGTTTGCATAAAATCGATATTTCAAGGCTAAATGAGGGAACGAATAAACCCCTGCAATATCAGTTCAAATAATAATTATCTAGAAACTGGAGAGTTTTAATTAGAATCAGTGATTCGATACACGAAGGCTTACAAACTAGCATACATTCACAGCATAGTAATATTCCGCGTCCCAATAAACAGAAAACCACGGAGCCTCTTCAATATCAATTCACCTGCCACGAGAACCCAAGAAAACTGGCGAAGCACTCGTCTGATGAAAAACCCCGACTGCCTATGGTAATCAAGCTCAGTTCAACTTCAACTCAAACAAAAACCTTGGCTTTTTGCTTCGCAGAACTGGGCTACTCAGGAAGCATCCAATCACAGCACAGCGAAAACACACAGTTCCTCTACCACCGGCGAGTGGGATCACGTCACAAGTTACAGTGTCCATAAACCAACCCATACTAGCACATTGTACCACGTACCTGTGACGCAAGGCAGCTGCTCGACACGTGTCCCCTCGAAGGTCGAGGCCTGGGTCAGGTCGCTGGGTCAGGCTGTCGTGGGACACGTGCAGGTCACCAGCGTCTTCCTGGGATAATTTATGCACGACGACGCTCCGGGAAAACGGAGCCCGCGCGTCCTACCTCAACCACGTCTGACACGCGAATGAACACCCGCGAACAGCGACGTCGCTGACGAGGAGCGCGCGCCAAGGGGAGGAAGGTGGAGAACGCGCGACAGACGCGCGACCAGACCCTGGCTCGCTGTAGTCTGACTACGATTCGCCGATTCCACTCGCTACGCTGACCGATTGGACCACGAGCCGCGGACTGGCCGACGTGTACCGCTCTCTCTCGCCTAAGTGACTGTCAATTCGAACGCTCGCACGACAGCTGACGTCGCCTGGAATGAGACGATAAGCGATAACGGGACAGAAGAAGCTAGCCTGCCGACCAGCAGCTGCTTGATACCTTGCCCCGACGACTGGGTTTGTTTTCGAGTGGGACTCTACGCGGTGAATTGGAATTTCGTGAAGGGGGGCCGATTGGAAATCGATGGAAGGACTTCGAGACATTGTCTTCGCGTGGGAGAGCCACGGGGATTGGAGGTGACTAGGGATTAGGCTGGATTTAGATTAGATGTGAATGGTTTGTATTGGGGGAGGCTTGGAACTTTTGGAAGAGGGTGgaaattcttttatttttttttttgtagagaGAAAATGGAGGAAACTGGTGGGGGCCTTGGTCTCATGCTGACATTTTGTAGGGATTTAGATTAGATAGAAGGTTTCAGGATTTTTGAGATGGAGTGAaattttttctctctttttatgGTCACGATTTTGATGAATTAAGATTAAATGTAAATACCGCTAACACCGCTCTCAAAAATGGAGCTAGTTCACGTCTACTTCATACAAGTCGCCTAAACGATAAGTTGTTTCACCATAATATAAGCTCAAGATACGTAAAGCAAAGGAACTTATCGGGAAGCTTAGCAATCATTTCTACTAACCTGCATATTCTTGTTTTCGCGACATTCACGTAAACGATATTATATCACAGTTCTAATTTGCATCGCGTTTAAAGAGATCCAGGAAACAGGTTATATGGAAACGAATCGAGGAAGCATGGATAGTAAACTATATAGAGGCTCTAGTCCACTTTTTGCCAATCTATCTAAGGGCCGCAAATAATCAGCGAAGAAATAGCTGCAACCGAAACTGCCTGTGGGAATGGCTCCTTGCCGTGACCGCGGATCGCAATTAACTCGGAGCACGTCAAGCTGATAGCCAGTAAGACCAGTCCCCAGCTATCTTGTTATAGATTAGGAGGGACCACTGCGTGTGCAGTGGAAGGCGTGTCTGCCGTGACGACCAATGGCTTGGAAATGCAACCACTGAGAACCAATGCAGCGATAGCGGGGAAGAAAATCAAAGACACTATACAAGGTGTCCTGGAGATAAATGCTTCAACTTTGGAAGACGATCTTAGTATTCTTGGAAGGAGAAGAAGTTTGGTACTATCTAGGCTTATCTACTTACAATTAGACACACAGTGATATTGTTGCAGTGTAGAATATGATGGTAGGATCTAGGTAGCATTAACATAAGAAGATTTAGTTGAATTATTTAAGACATTCGAGGTCATTGACCCACTGCTTGAATCATGTATTCCCTCTTCCTGTTAGTAGAATAATTTACCTGTACTACTTAAAAAGATTTCTGTGGCCACAAGGGGGGATCTGAAGTTACATTTTCAAAGAGCTTAATTTTTTAACTTTGCACAATTTGACAATAGCGTGCAATCTTCGTCAAAAAATTCGAATGAAAATTCTAACCATGAATGAAGAGAAGAGTAGATAACAATTATGAGCCGTAAAATTCAACTGCAGACAAAAAGCGCTTATCGCTGGAGAAAAAGTTTCCAGAATGAACTTCGAAGTTTGTCGAATTACTTCCAGGACACCTTATACAGTTCTCCGAGAGCTGACTCGTCCCGCAGCAAAGACGGACGAGATCTGCCTTTCCCATCAGGAAGGGgaagttaattaaaatttttcccCTCGGTTACTATGCGAAACTGCTTCGACAGAATTCGAGGCACCTGATATCCACTACACCTCTGCCCTTATCCCTGTTTTTTCTACGAGACACATCCTCCTCCGATCGTACGACATTTTTTGTCGCGCGATATTCTGTAATAGACGACAGAGATAACCTTGCCCTAGGTTACCTCAATATCAGGAAGGATATGTGGCGAGCTAAATGAAAAATTCCTTATCAGGGCGCTACACCGATATCGAGGCCATTTATTGCTGTTGCCGGTATCGACGTTCCTATCGAATTATCAGCGGGACAATTAAAGTGCAATAAGCAACTTTGGCGAGTCGTGTTTCGGTGCGAAAATGCTTTTAAAAAAATCTGATAACAATAGTAAATAATAGAACGAAATAAAAAGTTTTGTCGTAAAAAATAGTTTCAAGAGCTGGGGCATAAAATATGGAAAGACTATATTGGAGAAATACTGTGAAAGGTGAAAATTGTGCCAAAATATTTGAGGGGATTTAAAAAACAGTCGATGTGTCATCACAGGAAAAGAAGTTGAACGAAATCTGCAACGTCACGCGCGAGAAGATAGATTGAATGAAATATCCCATCTCCAATACGTCTCTGGAAATATATCCGAAATAATATTCCCATAGATATTCCAGAGGCAGAGGCTGGTTATTTACGCGAGGGCTTACAAACCGAGTGGCGAAGGATTTACATGAGAAATTCCGCTATTTCTACCCTATCCCCGTTTCTACCTTCCTTTTTCACCCTCACGCCTATCCCACACGTCTATTTCCGGTCTATCTCCTAAAGAATTGAGCCGTAATTTCATCGCTTCCGATCCCCCGATAGCTTCCCAGCAATTTCACGACGTAATGCAATTATTACAACGTACATGCTCTAGTTTGCGTCACGCTGCCACGATAGATATGTAAATACCCGCGTAATTATATTAGCTCGTTGATAATGGCCCTGACTCCGAGCTTTCCAGCGTGTAAATACATCCTAGAAAATTcgaaaaagaaatataaaactTCTACCTTGTATTACGTGATGCCTACGAGTCGACAACAAGGGGGAACGATAGTCGAACAATTGAGGGACGTGTGGAAGACGTCAATGATCCCTGGGAATTTAATCGTGACCCGAGACCTCGTCGAATGGGGCATTAATACAATAGCAGGTTCAAAGATTCTCACGGTACGCTTGAAACGATCCTTGAGTAATTAAAGATCGAATTTTGCTGCTTTAATGTATCAATAACTAATTTTTTCTGGAAATCTGAGGCATTTAGGTGATAACAGAAATTCCTATTGTGAGGACTGAAATTCAGAACAGTAGAAAATTTTCAAAGAATTTGAGAAATTTAAAAAGCAGAAAATCCCAGTTATttaatattggaatatttgaaaatttgaagttctgaaattaaaagaatttgaatatttaaaaatttgaagatttcaaatttcaaaatgttgaatatttgaatcttaAACCAATGGTACCCTCGTTTCCCAAAATTTTGGACTTGAGCCACCTAACGCGGAACAAAGTCCTACTTCTGTCCCAAGCTTTTAACGTCAATTACTCTAAAAATTGAATAAATGGTTTAGCATCGAGTGTCTCCAAGAAAATGGTCatcgacagtcctcataaaAAAGGTCATGGGCCTCCATAGAAAAATTGACAAGAAAAAGATTCAATTAGATCTTTAATGGAGCTTGTATACGAGACACTTATAGCCACTTGCGGTCGCTGGACCTGGCTGCGACTCGCAATGACCTGACCAAGATTCCCGCGAGCTTCGTCCCTCCTCTCCTCATCCCCCTGTCCCTCGTCGTGACCCTTCCCCGAGCTCTTTCCCTCGGCAAACTTTGGGCACCACTCCAAGATACCGCAGAAATCGCATACCGTGTTAGAAATTCAGGGCAGTTTGAACTTGGCTCAATGCAGCACCAGCTGCTGAATTCCGCTGGACGAGCACGTGGTGGGGTTGGGCAACTCTGTGTGAATTTGCACGTACTTCTTCAAATTTTTCTTCCCCTGTTCTATCTGGACCGGTTTGGCCCTTGGGTCTCTGATGGGTTCCAAGAAAAAGAAGATCTACTGAGTAAGCAAGATACTATCAAGAAAGAAGGAGGAGAGAGGAGAAAATCGAGTGACCCAACTTGATGATAGAGTAAATTGCCAAGAGAAGTGGTAGAATGAGTTTGAGCTCAGAATATTTGAGAAGTAGCGCAATAATATAAAAGGATTCAATATTTTTAGCACAGTGGAATCTTGATTAACCGAGACTCAATTATTCCCTACTGTTCATTTCCTTATTCCTTGTTCTTCAAAggttaaaaaatttaataatccTACATTTCATAAATATTCTGTAGTCTAATCTTATAAGATCTTGCAGAAAGTTTGCCGCTTCCCGAGGTCAACGACTAATCACGCTTAAATCGCAGCGAGCATGATCTCGCAGAACCTGCAAAATCACAAGTAGAATATTCAAGCGATGCACGGACGTGACGCGTAATTATTGCCCACTCTCACCTGACCCTCTGCGTCCATCCAGGAAATACGAGAACAATCGTCAAGAAATATTATCATTATTCTCAAATTCAGCTTGGAATATTGAGTAAAAACAATGAGTTGAAGAAACAGGAATGCTATTTACTTGAACGAATGAAAAACAAAGCTTCAAACAAAGGATTTTCCATTTTTCCACCTACGTATGGAATTGTTTAGTTGCAAGAAGTGAAAACGGGGTAGAGAAACAGTGTTCGATTTTCAAAATGCAATACTTCGCGAAAGATAATTACTTTTTTATTGTGCAGTCCCGTGTCGCTAGAACGAGTTCAGTGTGAAACAAAAGCGTTGTTTGCTCAAGCAAACGCGACCGATTGAAATTGGAAATCACGAAGCCTTGGCAAAATGTAGAACGTCGAGCTTGCGACAGTGATGAGTCAAATGAATGAAAAACCATTATAGACATCGATGAAACCATCGCTAGCGTAGTGAGCTATACGTTAATTATTCCAGTCTTAATTAGCATGAATCCTCCTCCACGAAACAATACATATTCAGGCTAAACGAAACTGGGCTATCGTGCGTGGCGTATTGCATATTAATCGAAAAATTTACAAAGTATATTATTTTGCACTTACCTTTATTTTTTTCTTGTCGATATCGCCCAAAACaagatgatcaatattcaatcgcgaaGTACAAATTCACTTCATGCTGAGTTTCATGAAAAAAATGACTCGCAATGAGAGAATTCAAAAGGTGCATCGAGTGATGCACACTCGATGCAATCGCTGAATCGAACGAGAAAACACTGATTAAAAAAGGAGAATCAAATGCAACGTATCGGCGGAGGCTGCGTAAAATCACTTTTACATATACGCGTGTATATTTTGTCAGATGTATGAAACTAATTTCTTAGTTACCACTGATGAATTTGTATGGTAAGTCTAGTGGAACACATTCTAGTAAACAGTGTCGCTATATTTCCAGGGATATCTGGttcgtgcaaaataaataagcgTATGAATAATTTGCGCATTATGCCCTCCTTTATCTAATCTTAACAGCACGGTTCATTGTTGAgctaaaaattatataaaacagATACGAAATCAACCATTGACGCACGATAAATATATCGATATATCCATTTACATAATATTCGAGAAATAAAATGACGGAGACAATTAAATAATATCTTATTCCATTACTAATTAAGCTAATTGAATTTAATTCAAGTGATAGTTTGCGCGCTAATGAAGCTCGTGCTTGGCGCCATCTACTGAGCGTTATTAAAAGTTTCAGTGTTACAACTTTGCACGGATAATTGATACAGCAACAAGAAAATAACGATCTTATCACAGCTTCATGAAATGTATCCAGGAAACAAACAAGATCGTGTAAAAGTAAAAGGAAATTTGAGATGAAATAAAGTATGAATGAGAATCAAAATATCAATCTGAAATATCCAAAAAAATTTGATGATTATACTTGTAGGACTATCGTGCTTTCGATACCATTGCAATTAGTGGAATCATAGATTGGGGGCGTAATTAAATCGTGGAACAAGTGTCCCATCGATAATGAAGGTTCCTTTAACTTACACGGTACGAGACGTGGCAGCTTGAGCTGCAAGCACCTAATTGTTCTTAATTAGACTAAATTGAAGGTTACCAGGGGACAAGTAAATGTGAACCAATCCATAGTGTCGTCCTCCTCCCAACCAATCATGAGACTCGCTTTTACCGACGACTACCAATCCCAGAGCAAAAGTTATCGGCGCTACGAGCGCCAATTCCATGTCCCACATTAAGCTGCTCGTAATAACTTTGTTTTTCTTGCCCTAATATTCCGCGTAAAGACACAAATGTGTCAATTTTCGTCGGAAACATTATCAAACGCCTCCCTcgtataattaataaattaaagcTCGTCTCATGACCTTGACACTTTGAATATTTCATACATCTGACATTGTTCCACTCCTCGTCACAAATGACACGCGGTAATTACGAAAAAGTAATTATCAGTTGTGTAAATAACATTAAAAATGACAGTAATAAAAACGATGCAGAAAATGCGAGATTGTGGTACTTACCTCAGACGTAGGGACGAAGGCGCTAGGTCCATCAAaggctggcactggcactggaaGTCCCCTATCCTGTAAATAAAAACACATTCCTCGTTAATGAGTCTTACTTCCGGCTTGCTCCACTACTGCGGAAAATCGAACCCTTCTCCCATCTGCCCGGCTAGCTCAGTCGGTAGAGCATGAGACTCTTAATCTCAGGGTCGTGGGTTCGAGCCCCACGTTGGGCGATTCTTTTTTtcgtattaaaaataataataaattcatCATTTTGCATtctataattattttaacattatATCAGAAAGAAGTTTAGAAagctgattaaaaaacaaggtgttacataattaaaatattgcagTAGATAGAAATTTAGTTCaccttaatatttttttatctatTGCATGTGAAGTAAGCATAATTTTATGGGTCAATTATTATATACTATACTAGATAAcgaataatgctcctgaaaataTATTCACTTTGCATAAATGACTATAATTAAAGTGTTACTTTTTGTTTTGTGTTAAATTTGATTATATATTATCtagttttttttaataattcaaaaaataatttttcagaagACTTGCAATGGACAAGTTGATGCAGGCAACGCATTTTAGGCCACGATTCGAACTGGTTCCATAAATAGCCTGTTGAAACAACTCCATTAAGGTAACCATTGGATCTCCCCGATCTCGAATGCATGAAAAACACGCTATCAACGCTTTTCCATCAAGGGGACACTATTTCCGATTCTCAAAGGAATAAAAATAGCTTTTCCTCAAAATGGCCGGGCCACCACGATCGTTTATTTACGAGGAACTACGAGAGAGAACATAAAATCGTTCCACGGAGCGTTTACTGTCTTTAAATGGTTACGGTTAAGGCGTTCAGATAGGTgctcataaaacgaatgactcaGAAGATAAAAAAACTTTCTGGAGATAGCGAAAAAAAACGTTTTAGGGTTCTTTGTTTCACAATCGTTGTTTGCTTTTATCCTATTTTAAACTTGCCCAGCCTGTCCAATTTAACGATTCTGATCCTTATATGCATAGTCTCTGTAGATTCGTGCTAACCCATATTCAGAATTTAATAACTGGATTATACTTGAGTTAATCCTTAGCTACCGTTATGCGTCTACAATGGATATTATTACCGTTCAACATAATGTGCAGAAACTACCTAATATTTCAGTTTAACAATTCCATAGTGTATGACTCAAAACTTTGATATCAGACGACCTCACCATATTAAgtaaaatttattataataacTCATTCCACATTTAGACTTCAAAAGCAGTAGAACAGAATTCATGTATGTCTACTACTACTTTGTAAATAAATCAGACCAAAATTAATCCCTACTCAAATATTCTAATCTCCACTCAATAATAATCAACAAAATTTCATGAGCACATTAAGAAAATAGCTGCACATAATCACAAACTCACCATCCATAAGaaattcataaaataaaaattagaattgcTAAATAGAATTAAGTAGCATCAATTTCGCTATTTACAGACTAGTCAAAAATCacttcttcaaatatcaatttatGCAGGCGCCAAATAAGACCCTAAATTGcgatatatttaataatttcattaaatggATATTTAAAACCATTAATAACATTCTAAACCCCAGCACGGCGAAATTGTGCACACTTAGAAAATTCATAAAATCGATATCTCTTACCTTGACCATCTCCAAGATCTCCGCGCACTTGATCCTGACATTCTGGAAAGGGCAGTTGACGCTGAGCCTCAGGATCACCGGCAGATGCAGCGTCACCAGACTCAGATACTTGTTCGCCTGCGCTTGCCTGGGCCCATCCAAAGCGTTCCCCAGATTCAGCAGCCTCCCAACATCCCCAGGCGTGACATCAGGGCTCTCCAGCACCCTTCCGCTCTTGGAAGAGACATCCTCGTCCTGCGAGAGCGGTCTCTTGATCTGGCCAGCGCTAAACTTCCTCTCCTCGTTCTTCCGCAAGTAGTCCTGCTCGGGCCTGGGGCAACGCTGACGACCGTCCTCCAGGGTGTCATCATAGATCTCGAAATTCTTCAGCTGCATGTCCTCGACGCGGTTATCGTCCTGCCTATGATAAATCTCGTTTGCGTTCTCGTTCTCAAACCCATCCAGCGTGTTGAACACGACCCCGTCGCGGTTCCTGACCGCGAAAACTGTCTCGTCGAACAAGACGTCGTCCCCGCTGTCGTAGCAGCGTCGCTCGCGGGACACCGCATCACCCTGCGAGCGGAAATTAAGATTCCTGCGGTCGAAGTTCGCGCCCAGGTTCTCGTCGAACTTTGGACTCTTTCCATAGATCCTGGTGCCGGTGTCTAGCTCGTCGTCCTCCAGCTGCTTCTGCTTCCCGCCCTTCACCTTTACGTAGCTCTTAGCCCTGGGTCTGTCCTCCAGGCTGACCTCGTTCAGCCTCTCGCTGGAGGACGAGCCCAGGTACTTCCGCTCGCTCTCGCTGCTGGAGCCGAAACGGATGTCCGAGCTGTCTTTGATCCTGAAGCACCTGTCCTGCGACTCGATCTTGAAGCCCTTTCCTTCGTCAGAGGACGTCGAGTGTCCTGACCTGTAGTTGTCTAGGTCGAATCTTCTCCTCTCGTTTGGAGTCCCATAGTTTGTCTCGTTACCCAGGCGTCCATCTACGCAGTCGAAGGACCCTGAAGAGTACCTCTCCGAGCACTCGAGGCTGTTGTCTTCCAGGAATGCTGGGATCTCCGTGACGCTCTGAGGGAAGAAGCCCTCCGTTCTGAAGGTGTCCTGGAGCAGCTGCTGCTGGTGTGGCGGCTGCACGTTCTTCGGCGCTGACTTGGTCGGCGACCGCTCGATGCTCATGTCGTATCTTCCCGTGAAAGGTAACAAGCCTCGATTAGCATGCGTCAAGCGCTGACCCAGGGTTCGGGGAAAAATTCGTGCGGAAGTGAATGGAAAACGGCGCTCGGTTGGGTGACTAGGCGCGTTTTCTCTGCTCGTTTAATGAGACCCGAGAGATCATTATATGCAGGAGTAAATATTATCTTTCCCACGGAGCGGGCACTTCGA
The Calliopsis andreniformis isolate RMS-2024a chromosome 8, iyCalAndr_principal, whole genome shotgun sequence DNA segment above includes these coding regions:
- the LOC143182533 gene encoding uncharacterized protein LOC143182533, with translation MSRSPSIDFQSAPLHEIPIHRVESHSKTNPVVGARYQAAAGRQASFFCPVIAYRLIPGDVSCRASVRIDSHLGERERYTSASPRLVVQSSDYSEPGSGRASVARSPPSSPWRALLVSDVADARAPFSRSVVVHKLSQEDAGDLHVSHDSLTQRPDPGLDLRGDTCRAAALRHSQPSRQHIQSYPSKNSQLWLYIKRFQTSRTLRTSAIKNRLRRRPNPTTEDRPRHDSYAAARAWMENRAEGLGPPVEEGQLASEDGSRLFPLRRRGPRIRA